The proteins below are encoded in one region of Polypterus senegalus isolate Bchr_013 chromosome 2, ASM1683550v1, whole genome shotgun sequence:
- the LOC120524369 gene encoding histone-lysine N-methyltransferase SETMAR-like, protein MELPLNATAKCEVCAVIRFLNAKGVKPVEIHRQLTEVYGQSCMDVKNVRKWCREFTAGRTEIHNEQRSGRPSISDETVTKVEENMCEDRRITLDALCILAPEVSRSTIHRILTEKLQYRKVCARWVPRMLIEHHKWQRVDSSCEFLCHYANEKDNFLDSIVTGDKTWVFHFTPETKQQSREWRHSSSSKLRKFKQIQSAGKVMATVFWDRKGVLLVDFKPAGTTINADTYCETLKKLSRAIQNQRRGMLSKGILHVNPRPHVTRQTVALLQNFGWNFITHPPYILDLAPSDYHLFPKLKEQLSGRQFFSDEEVKDEVQHFLKDMPQRLQKCIDRNGDYVEK, encoded by the coding sequence ATGGAGCTCCCATTGAATGCTACCGCCAAGTGCGAAGTTTGTGCAGTTATTCGATTTTTGAACGCAAAAGGCGTTAAACCGGTTGAAATTCATCGCCAATTGACGGAAGTGTATGGACAGTCATGCATGGATGTCAAAAATGTTCGCAAGTGGTGTAGGGAGTTTACAGCCGGTCGTACTGAAATTCACAACGAACAAAGGAGCGGGAGACCATCAATTTCCGACGAGACAGTCACAAAGGTTGAGGAAAACATGTGTGAAGATCGGCGGATCACTCTGGATGCTCTCTGCATTTTGGCTCCTGAGGTTTCCCGAAGCACCATCCACAGGATTTTAACGGAAAAGTTGCAATATCGGAAGGTGTGCGCAAGATGGGTACCACGTATGCTGATAGAACACCACAAATGGCAACGAGTTGATTCTTCCTGTGAATTTCTTTGCCACTATGCAAACGAAAAGGACAACTTCTTGGACTCAATTGTCACGGGTGACAAAACCTGGGTGTTCCACTTTACACCTGAGACCAAACAACAATCACGCGAGTGGCGGCATTCCTCTTCTTCCAAGCTGCGAAAATTCAAACAAATACAGTCTGCCGGTAAAGTCATGGCAACTGTGTTTTGGGACCGGAAGGGGGTATTGTTGGTCGACTTTAAGCCTGCTGGAACCACAATAAACGCTGACACATACTGTGAAACACTGAAAAAACTCAGTAGGGCAATTCAGAACCAGAGAAGAGGAATGCTGAGCAAGGGCATTCTCCACGTCAACCCTCGTCCACATGTCACCCGTCAAACTGTCGCTCTCCTGCAAAACTTTGGTTGGAACTTCATCACCCACCCACCCTATATTCTGGACTTGGCACCCAGTGACTACCACCTGTTCCCTAAGTTGAAAGAACAATTGTCTGGAAGGCAATTCTTCTCCGACGAAGAGGTGAAAGATGAGGTTCAACACTTCCTGAAGGACATGCCACAACGTCTACAAAAATGCATCGACCGAAATGGcgattatgtagaaaaataa